In the genome of Nitrososphaerota archaeon, the window ATAGGCTGCATCGATGGGATATGTCCCCGGGGTCGGCTTGAAGACGAACCTGTCCCCCTTCCTCGAAATGTCCCAGGAGCGCGGAGCCGCGACGCTCTTGAGCCTGTTCTTTCCGCCCTTCTTTCCCAACTAGACCGCTGCCTCCACTTTGTTCTTGCGCGTCGTGTCGGTGAGTATCAGCGACGTGAGCACCACGTTGGAGGAGTGTATCGGCACAGGAGAGGTGCCTCCCTTCATCTTCTCCTTGGTGACCCCCTCGACGTTGAGGGTCCCGTCGCGAGGGAGGACCTTCGTGACCTTCCCCTCGATGCCCTTGAACTCGCCGCGGACGATCCTGACCGAGTCCCCTTCCCTGGGTCTGACTGTCTTCCGCTTGTACTTCTCCCGCAGGTCTTTCGAAAGCAAAGAACCGAATCTCATTTCCACTACCTCAGATGATTATCGACGCGAGGTTCGCGATTCTGGGCCACTTCTCTGCGGCCTCGCTGGCGACCGGACCCTTGATGTCCGTGCCCTTCAGGTCCCCCTCCGGCGTGACGATGACTGCGGCATTGTCCTCGAAGGCCACCCTCTGGCCGCTCACCCTTCTTACTGGATACTTCTGCCTGATTATCACTGCCCCGAAGACCTGCTTCCTGAGGTCCGGCGGGCCCCTCTTCACCACGCAAAGGATGCTGTCCCCCACCGAGGCGGCGGGGTATCTGGCGAGACGCGTCTTCGCCTTCGAAACCATGATCACCCTGAGGGTCTTGGCCCCCGTATTGTCGGCGCAGGTGATGACCGCGTTGAGCGGGATGGATTTTGTGATGTAGTTCTTGAACTCCTCGACCCCCTTGGCGGAGACTGCACGAGATTTTGTTGACATCAGGTAGCCCTCTTGGATTCAACGACGACGAACGAGATTGACTTGGAAAGGGGCCTGCATTCGCCGATGGTCACCATGTCGCCGTCCTGCACCTGGAGACAGGGGGGGAGATGGGCGCTTATCCTGCTCCTCCGCCTTTCGCCTCTGTTGTACTTTGCGATCTTGTGGAGGTAGGCCATCTGGACTACGACGAATCCCTTGCCGGCCGTCGAGACTGCCTTGCCCGACAGGAGCCGTCCCCTGACCTTGAGGCTGCCGTGGAAGGGACACCTGTCGTCCTCGCAGGATTTCTTGGGCGCAGCGACCTCCAGCCCGGCCGTGCTCATCTCGGCTTGGACCCCCATCTGTCCTCGAGCCTCCCGCGTATGTCAGAGCCGAGGATGACCGTCTTCGAGCCTGAAACCTGGAATGCGGAACCTTCCTTCTCGATTCTAACCGCCTTCTTGCCTGAGTCGAGTACGAGGGTGCGCGCCGTCTCAAGGACCACAAGCCCAGACACGCCCCTCTTCGACGGGTCTGCTGACTTCAGCACGGTCAGCCTTTCCCCTATCACGTTCATTCCGAAACCCCCTTTTCGTGCATGACCGTCAGCACCTTGGCGACGTCCTTCCTGATCCTGTGGATGTTCCCAACGTCCTTCTTGACGAGACCGCGCTCCGCGCCGCCCCTCACCTTGGCGAGCTCCGACCTGAGGTCGAAGAGCGTCTGCCTCAGCTTCTCAGCGTCCTGCTTCCTCAGTTCCTTCGCTTTGAGTTGTGCCATCCTCTCTCTTTTCCTCTTCGTTGACGTCCTCCTTGAACTGGAAGTCCTCGGGGAGGGCGCCCTTCAGCGCAATCTTGACCTGGATTCCGTAGAGTCCGAGCTTCAGGAGCACGTCCGTCGTGGCCTCGCTTACCGAAAGCTTGGCGGTCTCCCCGCTCTTGGGGACAATGCCAGCCCTGTACTTCTCTCCGTGAGACCTGTCGCTCCGGAGCTTGCCTGCGACCGAAATCTCCACTCCTGCGGCCCCTGCGGCCATTATGTTGTTGACCGACCACTGGGCTGCCCTCCTGAAGGCTGTGCCCCGAGAGACGATCTGGGCGATCCTCGATGCCATTATTCTCGCGTTCAGCTCTGGGTTCTCGATCTCAGTTACCGCTATCTGGGCGTTTACAAGCTTGAACCTGGCGGTGACCTTGTCTGTCAGGTCCTTGATGCCCGTGCCCCTCCTGCCGATGGCCAGGCCCGGCCGCGCGACGTATACCTTCAGGGTCGTCCCCACCGGGGACTTCTGCACCTCCAGACCTCCGTAGCCAGCCTCCTTCAGCTCCTTCTCGAAGAATTCGTCCATTTCTGCGAATGCCCTGTTGGTTGTCAGTATGGCCCTCACCGAGGTCTGCTGTTGGACTGACATGGCCTAGACTTCCTTTCCTACGAGCTCGATGTGTACCAGCTGGTGGAAGTTCGGGGAGCTCCGACCGAAGGCCCTAGGGACGAAGTCCTTGACGGTCCTGCCAGCGTAGGCAGAGGCGTGGATTATCGAAATCCGCTCGGGGTCGAGCCCCTTGAATTCAGTGTTGCCCTGGAGGTTCCTGAGGACGTCGAGGTAGGCCTTGGCTGCCTTCACCGGGTATGAGCCAGTCGGGAACCCTTGGAGCTCGCTTCTGTGGCCTACCTTGAGCTTGTGGCGTCGGAAGGCTATGGGCATCTTCTTGCTTTGGACGAGTTCTAGGTGGTCGATGGCCTTTGCGACAGTCATCCCTTTGATCGCGACGGCTATCTCCCGGGCTGCCTTCGGGGATATGTTGACCTCTCTCCCGCTAGCCCTGACGTGGACCGCGGGGTCGAAACCCTCGAAACTGTAGCCATATTGAGGCACTTTATCCCTCTCGTAACCTACTTCCGATTTCTGAAGCGGTTAAAAGCTTATCCATGTGAAACGGGGTTTCAAACCAACAGGAAAAGGCCGTCTGGGGCGCGAGGGCGATGGAACGCAGCACTGTCGGCCCACCTCGAATCTAGACATGTTCCCGAGAGTCAGGAGGTGAGAAACTCAGGTCCAGGAGGTTGGTCCCGAAAATAAGGGTCGGGCCAGTTTCCCCGAGAGAGGCTCGTCAGAAGGATCTCTCGGGGCGCGTTCTGGGTTGCCCTGCCCCAACGTTCCTGCCAAAAGTCTGCCAACTCTCTGACCATGTTTGTGATTCAGTCTATCGGAACAGAGACTCTGACGTCGTTTCCGGAGCAATCCCGAGACAAGCAGACTTCGAAAAAGCAAAGGCTAAGTGTTTAGAATTGCGGGCGAAACAGGCGAACGCCGATGGTCGAGAGTCTAAAGCACGATATCGTGATCGTCGGTTCCGGACTCGCGGGCCTGAGGGCCGCCATAGAAGCTGCGCGAGTCAGCGGCGGCAAAGCTGACATTGCTATCGTGACGAAGTTGCAAGCGATGAGGTCCCATTCCATCAGCGCGGAGGGAGGGACGGCCGCGGTCCTCTACCCGGAGCTCGGTGACTCGCTCGAGTCGCACGCTTTCGATACGGTCAAGGGATCGGACTACCTCGCTGACCAGGACGCCGTCGACCGGTTCGTAAGCCTAATGCCGCAGGAGATTTACCAACTGGAGCACTGGGGAATGCCCTGGTCCAGAAGGGAGGACGGGAGGATTGCGCAGAGAAACTTCGGCGGCTACAGCTATCCCAGAGCTACCTTCGCAGAGGATAAGGTGGGATTCTTCGAGATGCAGACCCTGTACGACACTGCGACGAAGTACGACAACATAACTTTCTACCAGGAATGGTTCGCCACATCCATCCTGGCCGAAGGGGGACAGTTCATGGGGATCACTGCCATAGAGAGGAAGACAGGGAACTTCGCCGCGATTCTTGGCAAGGCTGGGATAATGGCAACGGGCGGGTCGGGGAGGCTGTACAGCTTCGCGACATACGCGTACAGCTCGACCCCTGACGGCATGGCCATAGCATATAGAGCGGGGATACCGTTGAAGGACATGGAATTCATCCAGTTTCATCCCTCCGGATTGATACCCTCTGGCATACTGATTACGGAAGCAGTCAGGGGCGAGGGAGGATTGCTGCTGAACAAGGACGGTGATCGGTTCATGAAGAAATACGCACCCGAGAAGCTCGAACTCGCTTCGAGAGACGTCGTCTCGAGAGGCATGATGACAGAAATAGAAGAAGGAAGAGGGTTCAAGGACGAGAAGACCGGGCTCGATTATCTGAATCTCGACTTCGCACCAATAGGTGCCGAGAAGATCAAGTCAAGGCTGTCAGGAATAAGAGAAATAGCTATCAAGTTCAAGGGCATCGACCCCATCGAAAAGCCGTTGCCCGTCCGACCAGTATGTCACTACGTGATGGGAGGCATAGACACCAACATAGACGGAGCGACGAGGCTCAAGGGGCTCTGGGCTGCGGGCGAAGCGGCGTGCGTCAGCATCAACGGCGCCAATAGATTGGGAGCGAACTCAACCTCCGAGTGTCTGGTCTGGGGGAAGATTACGGGCGCGGAAGCCGCAAAGTATGTCGAGGGGAAGAGCACTCCGCAGCCCTCGAACGAAACCATCATGATCGAGGCGGGGAGGATTTTCGACGGGATCTTCCACGGGCGGGGAGGCACAAACCCGTACGAAGTGAGAGACAAGCTGCAGAGGCTAATGGCCAAGAACGTCTTCGTCTTCAGGACAGGCGAGGGGCTCTCAGAAGCACTCAAGGGGATTAGGGAGTTGAAGAAGGAGGAGTACCTGCACTGCGAAGACAAGAGCCGCATCTACAACACGAACCTGAGCGACGTGCTGGAACTCGAGGGCATGCTCCTCGTCGCAGAGGTCGTCGTAAGCTGCGCTTTGGCCAGAACAGAGTCGAGGGGGGCGCATTCGCGCAGGGACTTTCCCAAGAGGGACGACAAGAACTGGCTGAAGCACACACTGGCATACCAGAAGGATGCAGGGCCTGCCCTCGAGTATTCGCCGGTGACGGTTACAAGATACAAGCCGATGGAGAGGCATTACTGAGAATCCGCAAGAGTGGACTAGTTTGAATGGAGTCGACTGAAATGGATGAAAATGAGCGAGCGAAGAACAAGAGGGGAGTAGCCGGATGGCTCGGTCCATACCAACATAATCTCGAGAGGTGGGCTTACGTCTTCCAGAGGCTGTCTGGGGTTGCGGTACTCCTGTACGTGATCGGGCATCTAGGAGACACGAGCTTCTTCGTCGGCGGCCCTATCGGGGGCGGACCTAGCCAGTCGAGCTGGGCGTTCATCTCGAACATTGTTGAAAACTCCTTCGGCCATCTGATTCTCGTACTGGTCGTGCTCATGGTGACCTTTCATGGAATCAACGGAATCAGGCTGATACTGGCGGAGTTCGGCTTGTTCTTCAAGAAGCCTTCGGCGATAGACTATCCATACACCCCCAAGACGCTGAAGTCCGTTCAAAGGCCCATCTTTTGGCTGGCAGTAGTTATGGGAGTACTGGCCGCACTCTTGGCAGCCTCGATCCTCTTCAAGTGATTGGGATGAGAGAATCTAGGCTAATGCTGGTACAGTATGTGACGGCGGTCGCGGCCGTTCTGCTCGTTGCTTTACACCTCCTCATGCAGGGGGTCCTGGCTCCCTACGCCACAGCCATATCGTTCACCAACATTCTATCAATCTATAGGAACGGATTCTACCTAGTCTTCTTGGAAGCGCTGCTCGTCGTTGTGCTCGTGCACGGGTTCAACGGGGTGAGGATAATGCTCCACGAATGGCGCCAGTCGGCACCCTGGAGCAAATGGGTCGACATCGGGACTGCGATCGCCATCGTAGCCTTCGTCGGCTACGGGACGCGGACAATAATCCTTGCCGTCTTGGGAGGGGTTGGGGCATGAGGGAAGTCAGGCTGGCAGTGCAGAGATTCAATCCGTCTGTCGACAGCAAACCGACCTTCGCTGAATACAGGGTCCCATTCAGGGAGGGGATGACCGTCCTGGACGCTCTTCTCCATGCCAGGGACTACCAAGACCATTCGATCGGCATGAGGTTCTCGTGCCGGCAGGCGTCCTGCGGATCGTGCGGGATGAAGATCGATGGGAAGGCGAGGCTGGCGTGCTATACGCAGGTGGAGGAGCTGAAGGGCGAGCAGGTCGTAGTCCAGCCGATGGACAACTTCCCCATTATCAGGGACCTGGCCACGGATCTAGAGTCATTCTTCGACAGACATAAGGAGGTCAGGCCCTACATCATCAGGGCCGACGAGGGAGAAGTCGATAATCCGACTGCCGAGTACCTGATGAGCCCTGAGAAACTGGAGGAGATACTCCAGTTCACCTACTGCATCAAGTGTGGGCTGTGCTCTTCGTCCTGCCCCACTGCGTCGACTGACTCGCTTTTCCCCGGACCCCAGGCCCTTGCTCAGGCGTACAGGTACCTCACCGACGAAAGGGACGAGGGGGGAGAAGAGAGGCTCAAGAACGTCGACACGACTCACGGGGTATGGAGGTGCCACTTCGCGGGCACGTGCTCGGCCGTCTGCCCCAAGGGGGTCGACCCCGCGCTCGGAATCCAGCTTCTGAAGAGACATGTGATGGCAGCGAAGGCGCCCAGGAAGGCGGGTGAGGGTGCAAAGGTCTGGAAGCCTTCGGCCTAGTCCCCGGTGAAGTCGAGCTTGCTGCCGAGGTAGCCGTAGACGCCCATCTTCAGGACCTTCATTCCCAGGAGGGCGCACTTGATCCTGGAAGGCCCCAGCTCCGGGTTCCCGAGCATTTTCAGCATGTCTTCCTTCGAGACCTCCTTGACCCATTCGAGCTGCTTCCCCTTCGCCAGTTCTGTCAGCATCGAGGCGGAGGCTTGGCTGATGGCGCATCCTTTGCCTGAGAAACGGATATCTTCTATGTTGTTGTCTTCGCCCACCCTGATCTGCATGTCCACCTCATCCCCACAGAGTGGGTTGGTGTCATGGGCATCGATATCGTATTTCTCGAGCTTCCCGAAGTTCTTCGGGTGCCTGTAGTAGTCCAGTATGAGCTCCTTGTAGATGTCCGCGCTGCTCATACCTTGAAGATCCTCCCGGCTTTCTCGAGGCCACCCTTCAGGGCGTCAACGTCGTCGGTGGAGTTGTAGAGGTAGAAGCTCGCCCTGCTCGTCGCCGCAACGTCGAGCCACCTCATTAGCGGCTGAGCGCAGTGGTGCCCGGAGCGTATGGCTATTCCCTCTTCGTCGAGGATCGTCGCGAGGTCATGTGGATGGACGTCCGCGAAGTTGAACGAGACGACGCCGCTTCGCACACTTACATCAGAGGGACCGTATTCATGGAAACCCTTGAGCTTTGACAGCGTCTCGGCCGTGTACTTCAGAAGCGAGAGTTCGTGCTCCCTCACCTTTCCCATCCCCAGCCCAGCTAGGTAGTCGATGGCCGCCCCGAGCCCGATCGAGTCGGCAATGTTGACGGTCCCTGCCTCGAACTTGTAGGGCACGTCATTCCAGGTGGAATGGTCCAGGAAGACTTCCCGGATCATCTCTCCCCCTCCCTGAAAGGGCTCCATCTCCTGGAGCAGCTCCTCTCGGCCAAAGAGGGCGCCGATTCCCGTGGGCCCAAGCATCTTATGGCCGGAGTAGGCGTAGAAATCGCAGCCTATCGACGAAACGTCCACGGGCATGTGGGGGACCGCTTGTGCTCCGTCCACAATG includes:
- the rplX gene encoding 50S ribosomal protein L24, with protein sequence MRFGSLLSKDLREKYKRKTVRPREGDSVRIVRGEFKGIEGKVTKVLPRDGTLNVEGVTKEKMKGGTSPVPIHSSNVVLTSLILTDTTRKNKVEAAV
- a CDS encoding 50S ribosomal protein L14; translation: MSTKSRAVSAKGVEEFKNYITKSIPLNAVITCADNTGAKTLRVIMVSKAKTRLARYPAASVGDSILCVVKRGPPDLRKQVFGAVIIRQKYPVRRVSGQRVAFEDNAAVIVTPEGDLKGTDIKGPVASEAAEKWPRIANLASIII
- a CDS encoding 30S ribosomal protein S17; this encodes MGVQAEMSTAGLEVAAPKKSCEDDRCPFHGSLKVRGRLLSGKAVSTAGKGFVVVQMAYLHKIAKYNRGERRRSRISAHLPPCLQVQDGDMVTIGECRPLSKSISFVVVESKRAT
- a CDS encoding ribonuclease P protein subunit, whose product is MNVIGERLTVLKSADPSKRGVSGLVVLETARTLVLDSGKKAVRIEKEGSAFQVSGSKTVILGSDIRGRLEDRWGSKPR
- the rpmC gene encoding 50S ribosomal protein L29, with protein sequence MAQLKAKELRKQDAEKLRQTLFDLRSELAKVRGGAERGLVKKDVGNIHRIRKDVAKVLTVMHEKGVSE
- a CDS encoding 30S ribosomal protein S3; protein product: MSVQQQTSVRAILTTNRAFAEMDEFFEKELKEAGYGGLEVQKSPVGTTLKVYVARPGLAIGRRGTGIKDLTDKVTARFKLVNAQIAVTEIENPELNARIMASRIAQIVSRGTAFRRAAQWSVNNIMAAGAAGVEISVAGKLRSDRSHGEKYRAGIVPKSGETAKLSVSEATTDVLLKLGLYGIQVKIALKGALPEDFQFKEDVNEEEKREDGTTQSEGTEEAGR
- a CDS encoding 50S ribosomal protein L22, whose translation is MPQYGYSFEGFDPAVHVRASGREVNISPKAAREIAVAIKGMTVAKAIDHLELVQSKKMPIAFRRHKLKVGHRSELQGFPTGSYPVKAAKAYLDVLRNLQGNTEFKGLDPERISIIHASAYAGRTVKDFVPRAFGRSSPNFHQLVHIELVGKEV
- a CDS encoding succinate dehydrogenase/fumarate reductase flavoprotein subunit is translated as MVESLKHDIVIVGSGLAGLRAAIEAARVSGGKADIAIVTKLQAMRSHSISAEGGTAAVLYPELGDSLESHAFDTVKGSDYLADQDAVDRFVSLMPQEIYQLEHWGMPWSRREDGRIAQRNFGGYSYPRATFAEDKVGFFEMQTLYDTATKYDNITFYQEWFATSILAEGGQFMGITAIERKTGNFAAILGKAGIMATGGSGRLYSFATYAYSSTPDGMAIAYRAGIPLKDMEFIQFHPSGLIPSGILITEAVRGEGGLLLNKDGDRFMKKYAPEKLELASRDVVSRGMMTEIEEGRGFKDEKTGLDYLNLDFAPIGAEKIKSRLSGIREIAIKFKGIDPIEKPLPVRPVCHYVMGGIDTNIDGATRLKGLWAAGEAACVSINGANRLGANSTSECLVWGKITGAEAAKYVEGKSTPQPSNETIMIEAGRIFDGIFHGRGGTNPYEVRDKLQRLMAKNVFVFRTGEGLSEALKGIRELKKEEYLHCEDKSRIYNTNLSDVLELEGMLLVAEVVVSCALARTESRGAHSRRDFPKRDDKNWLKHTLAYQKDAGPALEYSPVTVTRYKPMERHY
- a CDS encoding succinate dehydrogenase → MRESRLMLVQYVTAVAAVLLVALHLLMQGVLAPYATAISFTNILSIYRNGFYLVFLEALLVVVLVHGFNGVRIMLHEWRQSAPWSKWVDIGTAIAIVAFVGYGTRTIILAVLGGVGA
- a CDS encoding succinate dehydrogenase iron-sulfur subunit, with amino-acid sequence MREVRLAVQRFNPSVDSKPTFAEYRVPFREGMTVLDALLHARDYQDHSIGMRFSCRQASCGSCGMKIDGKARLACYTQVEELKGEQVVVQPMDNFPIIRDLATDLESFFDRHKEVRPYIIRADEGEVDNPTAEYLMSPEKLEEILQFTYCIKCGLCSSSCPTASTDSLFPGPQALAQAYRYLTDERDEGGEERLKNVDTTHGVWRCHFAGTCSAVCPKGVDPALGIQLLKRHVMAAKAPRKAGEGAKVWKPSA
- a CDS encoding SUF system NifU family Fe-S cluster assembly protein; protein product: MSSADIYKELILDYYRHPKNFGKLEKYDIDAHDTNPLCGDEVDMQIRVGEDNNIEDIRFSGKGCAISQASASMLTELAKGKQLEWVKEVSKEDMLKMLGNPELGPSRIKCALLGMKVLKMGVYGYLGSKLDFTGD
- a CDS encoding cysteine desulfurase; the protein is MLETEPLDVERIRQDFPILGRKVHGKRLVYLDNAATTQKPKQVIDALVDYYSRYNSNVHRSVHTLGEEATAAYEASRTKAARFIGASPKELIFTRGTTEATNLVRFAWGEKYVKEGDLLVTTLMEHHSNIVPWQLLAKHRGATLKFVGLQTDGTLDIATYEELLKESPRLVAVTHCSNVLGTINDVAKICSMAKRAGATSIVDGAQAVPHMPVDVSSIGCDFYAYSGHKMLGPTGIGALFGREELLQEMEPFQGGGEMIREVFLDHSTWNDVPYKFEAGTVNIADSIGLGAAIDYLAGLGMGKVREHELSLLKYTAETLSKLKGFHEYGPSDVSVRSGVVSFNFADVHPHDLATILDEEGIAIRSGHHCAQPLMRWLDVAATSRASFYLYNSTDDVDALKGGLEKAGRIFKV